Proteins encoded within one genomic window of Halocatena marina:
- a CDS encoding universal stress protein, whose translation MSKETAAIENRTEDMDRTILVPIDDSEQSREAVAVAATDFNDAELIVVRILKPFVVMSVTESAVWDDEFMNRRKREAEQLLEDYRELATEYGADVRTELVRGAPIRSIISISDEFDVDHIVMGCTKKRSISRLFLRLFTNRTLGFTPVSASVTVVCPTN comes from the coding sequence ATGAGCAAAGAGACAGCAGCGATTGAAAATCGGACTGAAGATATGGATCGGACAATCCTCGTCCCTATCGATGATTCAGAACAGTCACGAGAAGCAGTCGCTGTTGCAGCGACTGACTTCAACGATGCTGAGCTCATCGTTGTTCGTATACTCAAGCCATTCGTTGTCATGTCAGTCACCGAATCAGCGGTTTGGGACGACGAATTCATGAATCGTCGGAAACGGGAGGCAGAGCAACTCCTTGAGGACTATCGGGAACTCGCAACCGAATATGGAGCCGATGTACGAACCGAACTTGTACGAGGGGCACCGATACGATCAATTATCAGTATTAGTGACGAATTCGACGTTGACCACATCGTCATGGGCTGTACCAAAAAGCGGAGTATTAGCCGATTGTTTCTGAGATTATTCACTAATAGGACACTGGGATTCACACCAGTGTCAGCATCAGTGACGGTTGTCTGTCCGACTAATTAA
- a CDS encoding ATP-binding protein yields the protein MTIISLEGASAVGKTTTAKALCTEFDAYRVPEVNTLFDTSEEDATTWYFERQCDRWQLAVDRETDHELVILDGDVFQPIWYNWIAHHQTNTHATIDEFAPLDSICRFYREKLKEKSVGFPDRYFLLTATDETLRRRKRNDETRIRRNFEYHLQCITPQKMFFEKLHKLSPEIVRFLDAQCLSTNRSKIAAQLPREDCVDRYSIERLNALAEWVSETVPSLSYERIVEGISNTDASGQRHVGE from the coding sequence GTGACGATTATTTCACTCGAAGGAGCGAGTGCGGTCGGGAAAACGACGACCGCCAAAGCCCTTTGTACCGAATTTGATGCCTATCGTGTTCCTGAGGTAAACACACTCTTCGATACGTCAGAAGAAGACGCAACAACGTGGTACTTCGAACGCCAGTGCGACCGCTGGCAACTCGCTGTCGACCGCGAAACGGACCACGAGCTCGTGATCTTGGATGGTGACGTTTTCCAACCCATCTGGTACAATTGGATTGCTCACCACCAAACGAATACACACGCCACAATCGATGAATTCGCCCCGCTTGACTCCATTTGTCGCTTCTACCGTGAAAAGCTGAAAGAGAAGTCTGTTGGGTTTCCGGATCGCTATTTTCTACTCACTGCCACCGACGAGACGTTGCGACGCCGGAAGAGAAATGACGAAACACGCATTCGTCGCAACTTTGAGTATCATCTTCAATGTATCACGCCACAAAAGATGTTCTTCGAGAAACTTCATAAGTTATCACCAGAGATAGTTCGGTTCCTCGATGCCCAATGTCTCAGTACCAATCGATCTAAGATAGCGGCCCAGCTCCCACGTGAGGACTGCGTTGATCGGTACTCGATTGAACGGCTCAATGCACTGGCCGAGTGGGTGAGCGAGACAGTTCCATCTCTTTCATACGAACGCATCGTAGAAGGGATATCGAACACCGATGCCTCTGGACAGAGACACGTTGGGGAATAA
- a CDS encoding GAP family protein yields the protein MTALTPLPLAVVMVAGPQILSAIFLATSEDWRWNSAAFVFGACLSISLIVTIAFLFGSGTPRQGGSRRTLHLIVFVLLLFAMVHVYLKREQSEPPKWMGKLASANPRFSFRLGFLLLGFFPTDLFTSVAVGTFLSANSAPLTDSAGFIFLTVLFLALPSLMLVLFGERAEALLPKIRTWMNTNSWIVNEVVILFFIAMTINNIIG from the coding sequence ATGACTGCTCTTACACCACTTCCACTGGCTGTTGTGATGGTCGCAGGGCCACAGATTCTGAGTGCTATCTTCCTTGCTACGAGCGAGGATTGGCGCTGGAACTCTGCCGCATTCGTCTTCGGCGCCTGCCTCTCTATTAGCCTCATTGTCACGATCGCGTTTCTGTTCGGAAGTGGGACTCCCCGCCAAGGAGGCTCACGCAGGACACTCCATCTCATCGTATTCGTTCTTCTCCTCTTTGCAATGGTGCACGTTTATCTCAAGCGAGAGCAGTCAGAACCACCGAAATGGATGGGGAAGCTGGCGTCAGCGAATCCTCGGTTCTCATTCAGACTTGGCTTCTTACTGTTGGGCTTTTTCCCAACTGACCTCTTCACCTCAGTCGCTGTTGGGACCTTTCTCTCGGCGAACAGTGCACCGCTGACAGATTCTGCAGGGTTTATTTTCCTGACAGTTTTATTTCTCGCGCTCCCATCGCTCATGCTGGTCCTGTTCGGTGAACGGGCAGAGGCGCTTCTCCCGAAGATTCGTACCTGGATGAACACGAATTCGTGGATTGTCAACGAAGTCGTGATCTTGTTCTTCATCGCCATGACAATCAACAACATCATAGGATAG
- a CDS encoding amino acid dehydrogenase: MTDLLDRMANNGHTELKAFRDEATGLKGFVGIHDTTLGPAGGGTRRYAFESEADAIEDVLRLSRAMTYKYALAGVNMGGAKAIIWIDEDEHSEELYRSYGRIVDSFDGRFVTGGDIGTDVRELRWIGMETDYVVGLPEQFDHPSGYHGGGLGVIRAMEACSDLVYDDRSLGDLHVVVQGVGEMGTSIVRYLNDEGADVTVADPDTASIDRLVDHYGVNTVTPKNVYDVDCDIFAPSALGFVLNDETIPRLQCDIICGAANNQLEDEKRHGSKLHNRGILYAPDYLANAGRTIDDTDLLRTGGYNHERAREMVNRIYDRMLTIGRRSRTEDRPTGEIADEIAEARIEALREMRSPVTETRVPQW; the protein is encoded by the coding sequence GTGACTGACTTGCTCGATCGAATGGCGAACAACGGCCACACAGAACTCAAGGCGTTTCGTGACGAGGCGACCGGACTCAAGGGGTTTGTTGGAATTCATGATACAACACTCGGTCCTGCCGGTGGCGGGACCCGCAGATACGCGTTCGAATCCGAGGCCGACGCCATCGAGGACGTACTCAGGCTCTCGCGGGCGATGACCTACAAATACGCCCTCGCAGGTGTGAACATGGGCGGGGCGAAGGCAATCATCTGGATCGACGAAGACGAGCATTCGGAAGAGCTCTATCGATCGTACGGTCGAATAGTTGATAGCTTCGATGGACGGTTCGTCACTGGCGGGGATATCGGAACAGACGTTCGGGAGCTTCGCTGGATTGGTATGGAAACCGACTACGTCGTTGGCTTGCCCGAACAATTCGATCATCCGTCGGGATATCATGGCGGCGGCCTCGGGGTGATCAGAGCGATGGAGGCGTGTTCTGATCTCGTGTACGATGATCGATCACTCGGTGATCTGCACGTTGTCGTACAGGGTGTCGGAGAGATGGGCACCAGTATCGTCCGATACCTCAATGATGAGGGTGCCGACGTCACAGTCGCCGATCCTGATACGGCATCAATCGATCGACTCGTTGATCACTACGGAGTCAACACGGTTACTCCCAAGAACGTCTACGACGTCGATTGTGATATTTTCGCGCCCTCAGCACTGGGATTCGTTTTGAACGATGAGACGATTCCAAGATTACAGTGTGATATCATTTGTGGGGCAGCAAACAACCAGCTGGAGGACGAGAAGCGCCACGGTTCGAAACTTCACAATCGTGGAATCCTGTACGCCCCCGACTATCTCGCCAACGCAGGACGAACGATCGACGACACAGACCTACTCCGAACAGGTGGGTACAATCACGAGCGTGCTCGGGAGATGGTTAATCGAATCTACGATCGAATGCTCACGATCGGCCGTCGTTCGCGGACAGAGGATCGACCGACTGGCGAAATCGCCGATGAAATCGCCGAAGCGCGGATCGAGGCGCTGCGGGAAATGCGGTCTCCTGTGACGGAAACACGCGTCCCTCAGTGGTAG
- a CDS encoding helix-turn-helix domain-containing protein, which translates to MSLLPLREEPQSTPTDPCILEFDDEVADEVFEALTASTTRTVLATIYDHPSTSTDIRDEIDTSLQNVHYHLQKLEEAGLIEPASIGYSEKGTEMAVYAPAHEAVALVAGQDAHHHHLSEFFS; encoded by the coding sequence ATGAGTTTACTTCCACTCCGTGAAGAACCACAATCGACCCCGACCGACCCATGCATTCTCGAGTTCGACGATGAGGTCGCTGATGAGGTATTCGAGGCGCTTACGGCCTCCACGACCCGAACAGTATTGGCGACCATCTACGATCACCCGTCGACGTCGACGGATATCCGCGACGAAATCGATACCTCCCTCCAGAACGTCCATTATCACCTCCAAAAACTCGAGGAAGCCGGTCTCATCGAACCGGCTAGCATCGGTTACTCCGAGAAGGGCACCGAAATGGCGGTGTACGCCCCAGCCCACGAGGCGGTTGCCCTCGTCGCGGGCCAAGACGCGCATCATCACCACCTCAGCGAGTTCTTCTCCTAA
- a CDS encoding thermonuclease family protein: MMKKIGAVVMIALVVLAGCSGTPSSSDRTPTTSVGEETQPQSTESGETETESPSKTLSTETQISSTETTATTATTTTAGAEPTDAPVDGSNHTVTVYDVMDGGDVIIVAFGNGSQRSVKLHGVEAPETSTSEITPDAFDMPATDQARNWLYRWGHNAREYGEEQLDDEQVKIVVHGHTATGTPTVSLYYGNAQTTLYNTKLLENGYARATDTAHPLSDEFIDTETAAREDTNGLWSFNESQDDLSHR, translated from the coding sequence ATGATGAAGAAAATCGGAGCAGTCGTTATGATCGCACTCGTAGTACTTGCTGGATGTTCTGGAACTCCCTCATCATCGGATCGAACACCGACGACGTCCGTTGGTGAAGAGACACAACCACAATCGACAGAGAGTGGCGAAACTGAGACAGAATCACCATCGAAGACGCTGTCGACAGAGACTCAGATCAGTAGTACAGAGACAACAGCAACAACAGCAACAACGACAACGGCCGGTGCCGAGCCAACAGACGCACCAGTTGATGGTAGCAATCACACCGTAACTGTCTACGACGTGATGGACGGTGGCGATGTGATCATCGTTGCATTCGGCAACGGCAGTCAGCGGTCGGTCAAACTACACGGTGTCGAAGCACCCGAAACCTCGACATCGGAAATCACTCCAGACGCGTTCGACATGCCAGCGACCGATCAGGCACGAAACTGGCTCTATCGATGGGGGCACAACGCACGCGAGTATGGAGAAGAACAACTCGACGATGAGCAAGTGAAGATCGTCGTTCACGGACACACTGCAACGGGGACACCGACGGTATCTCTCTACTACGGAAACGCTCAGACCACGTTGTACAATACAAAGCTGCTCGAGAATGGATATGCGCGTGCCACTGACACAGCACATCCCCTGAGTGATGAGTTTATAGACACTGAAACAGCCGCCCGCGAAGATACCAACGGACTCTGGTCCTTCAACGAGAGTCAAGACGATTTGTCTCACAGATAG
- a CDS encoding helix-turn-helix domain-containing protein encodes MSLLPLREEPRSTPTDPCILEFDDEVADEVFEALTASTTRTVLATIYDHPSTSTDIRDEIDTSLQNVHYHLQKLEEAGLIEPAGIGYSEKGTEMAVYAPANEAVALVAGQDAHHHHLSEFFS; translated from the coding sequence ATGAGCTTACTTCCACTCCGTGAAGAACCACGATCGACCCCGACCGACCCATGCATTCTCGAGTTCGACGATGAGGTCGCTGATGAGGTATTCGAGGCGCTTACGGCCTCCACGACCCGAACAGTATTGGCGACCATCTACGATCACCCGTCGACATCGACGGATATCCGCGACGAAATCGATACCTCCCTCCAGAACGTCCATTATCACCTCCAAAAACTCGAGGAAGCCGGTCTCATCGAACCGGCTGGCATCGGCTACTCCGAAAAGGGCACCGAAATGGCGGTGTACGCCCCGGCCAACGAGGCGGTTGCCCTCGTCGCGGGCCAAGACGCGCATCATCACCACCTCAGCGAGTTCTTCTCCTAA
- a CDS encoding HalOD1 output domain-containing protein, whose product MSIEAPSAQFHVPLGCEDELSTQISTAMVSVLDTTPTALPPLYNAIDPEALETIFSPHRSESWGTYDCPTTLAFEWCERGVWIKYAGNAATASRERTLTITTDAPSPSAIDPELPTDKTVACNKDVPIDVVGTSVFLSIADVVDDDLPDICDRLTNRLTPDALTALFQPQQDGTARATGSLSFVFEGYAVTVTSAGRISIATDDGQLALHSESTPSDNTVPALVDDAAWSLTEDRPKPSR is encoded by the coding sequence ATGAGTATCGAGGCCCCCAGCGCTCAGTTTCACGTTCCACTCGGTTGTGAGGACGAATTGAGCACGCAGATAAGTACAGCAATGGTGAGCGTGCTCGACACAACACCCACTGCACTGCCGCCGTTATACAACGCGATCGATCCCGAAGCGCTTGAGACGATTTTCTCGCCTCACCGCTCGGAGTCGTGGGGGACATACGATTGTCCCACGACGCTGGCGTTCGAATGGTGTGAACGCGGGGTGTGGATTAAGTACGCAGGGAATGCAGCTACCGCTTCCCGCGAACGCACGCTGACAATCACCACTGATGCACCGTCGCCGAGCGCCATTGATCCCGAGTTGCCAACCGATAAGACCGTGGCGTGTAACAAGGACGTACCGATCGATGTTGTCGGTACGTCTGTATTCTTATCGATCGCGGATGTCGTGGACGACGATCTACCAGACATTTGTGATCGGTTAACGAATCGTCTCACGCCCGACGCACTCACCGCACTATTCCAACCACAACAGGACGGAACCGCCCGTGCAACTGGATCGCTCTCGTTCGTCTTCGAGGGATACGCAGTGACGGTCACAAGTGCGGGTCGGATTTCGATCGCCACAGACGATGGACAGCTCGCGTTACACAGTGAGAGTACTCCTAGTGACAACACCGTTCCGGCGTTGGTCGACGACGCAGCGTGGTCACTCACAGAGGATAGACCCAAACCGTCTCGTTAG
- a CDS encoding isoprenylcysteine carboxylmethyltransferase family protein gives MSSLSVLGHRPYMIVFWITIAIVYGPDLFRTIRRGSPTEAESHGGRSLLVISVAVTGGIVASVGFVYLVPSLSISWYPPAVFAVGIALILVGGTIRQYAVWTLDRYFTNKILTQSDQTIIETGPYQWVRHPSYTGAIITFVGISVILANWASIGVMVLCIGCAYGYRINVEEQALREQFEDAYRAYTNRTPYRIFPHVW, from the coding sequence ATGTCGTCATTATCGGTCCTCGGTCACCGTCCATACATGATCGTCTTTTGGATAACGATCGCAATCGTCTACGGACCCGATCTCTTCCGTACGATACGTCGTGGATCCCCAACAGAGGCAGAATCTCACGGTGGGCGTTCCCTGCTCGTCATTTCTGTCGCGGTAACGGGTGGGATCGTTGCTAGTGTCGGATTCGTGTATCTCGTCCCTTCGCTGTCAATCTCGTGGTATCCACCAGCCGTTTTCGCCGTCGGAATTGCGCTCATACTCGTTGGCGGCACGATTCGCCAGTACGCCGTGTGGACCCTCGATCGATATTTCACGAACAAAATACTGACGCAGTCCGATCAGACGATCATCGAAACCGGACCATATCAGTGGGTTCGTCATCCTTCGTACACCGGAGCGATCATTACGTTCGTCGGAATATCGGTCATCCTCGCTAATTGGGCAAGCATCGGTGTGATGGTGCTCTGTATCGGCTGTGCCTACGGCTACCGAATCAACGTCGAAGAGCAAGCGCTTCGAGAGCAGTTCGAAGACGCGTATCGTGCGTACACAAACCGAACACCCTATCGGATATTCCCGCACGTCTGGTAG
- a CDS encoding rod shape-determining protein → MLEEKMDQVEEERPAPLGIKLGSTRTIVAESQEEGVKTHDTLTCLATYEDVLTGDQRIIYGEEAAYEYPDEVQFMLRTGLPEDETQAEATAMFFDSVVKATNTPSDSVVVYAIPAINNERGLSNLAEVLEESGVGEHLIRSYPESLCGSVPVFGDELDAIGRIFIAINFGSTNLGACVYRRGEQLSRFATGAIAGNEVDRWIANYVEEETQGRVNIDQTTAREYKEQHGDFNNFEPFTDIIQQPGGGTHEYTIERSVMDALDRYVDDAIDEIANTFLPQLANDYMKVYKHTLQEPIVLTGGMACIPGLVETFEERLSKELEHDIVVKAPDDPVTAAARGAHRIAERFVEEGRY, encoded by the coding sequence ATGCTTGAAGAGAAGATGGACCAGGTCGAAGAAGAGCGTCCTGCTCCACTCGGTATTAAGCTCGGAAGTACCCGAACAATCGTCGCTGAATCGCAGGAAGAAGGTGTTAAAACGCATGATACACTTACTTGTCTGGCAACGTATGAAGACGTTCTAACTGGCGATCAACGTATTATCTACGGTGAAGAAGCAGCGTATGAGTATCCTGACGAAGTTCAATTCATGCTGCGAACCGGGTTGCCAGAGGATGAAACACAAGCGGAGGCAACTGCGATGTTTTTCGACAGCGTCGTCAAAGCGACAAACACACCATCCGACAGCGTCGTCGTGTACGCCATTCCAGCGATCAACAATGAGCGTGGGCTTTCGAACTTGGCTGAGGTTCTCGAAGAGAGCGGTGTCGGCGAACACCTGATCCGGAGTTATCCAGAGTCACTCTGTGGCTCGGTGCCGGTGTTCGGGGACGAGTTGGATGCAATCGGGCGTATTTTTATTGCTATCAATTTTGGATCGACGAATCTCGGAGCCTGTGTGTATCGGCGGGGCGAGCAACTCTCACGGTTTGCGACTGGTGCAATCGCAGGCAACGAGGTTGACCGCTGGATCGCCAACTACGTCGAAGAGGAAACACAGGGTCGGGTGAACATCGACCAGACGACCGCACGAGAGTACAAAGAGCAGCATGGCGATTTCAACAATTTCGAGCCATTCACAGATATTATCCAGCAACCAGGAGGTGGCACGCACGAATACACTATCGAGCGCAGCGTAATGGATGCGCTCGACCGGTACGTCGACGATGCAATCGACGAGATCGCTAACACCTTCCTGCCACAGCTGGCGAACGACTATATGAAGGTCTATAAACACACACTCCAAGAGCCGATCGTTCTGACTGGTGGCATGGCGTGCATCCCTGGTCTCGTTGAAACCTTTGAGGAACGCCTCAGCAAGGAACTCGAACACGACATCGTTGTAAAAGCACCAGACGATCCCGTCACGGCAGCAGCACGCGGTGCCCACCGCATTGCTGAGCGGTTCGTCGAAGAGGGAAGGTACTGA
- a CDS encoding ester cyclase, with protein MTSASNSANDNKAVVRRIPNEIMTEGVDTAIEEVFAADFVEHNPTLGEIHGPDGFRNRVYKPLRDAFSDLEVVIEELIAEDNRVVLRATIHGIHEGEFNDIEATGNTIEVPVMVIHRVEDGLVAERWVIFDALSMMQQLDVIPNPPDAT; from the coding sequence ATGACATCCGCATCCAACTCTGCGAACGACAACAAAGCGGTGGTGCGCAGGATTCCGAACGAGATCATGACTGAAGGTGTCGATACAGCAATTGAGGAGGTTTTCGCTGCCGACTTTGTCGAGCACAATCCGACGCTAGGTGAAATTCACGGTCCGGACGGATTCAGAAACCGGGTGTACAAACCGCTCCGCGACGCGTTTTCAGATCTTGAGGTCGTCATCGAAGAGTTAATTGCTGAAGATAACCGTGTGGTTCTTCGGGCGACGATTCACGGCATCCATGAGGGTGAGTTTAATGATATTGAAGCAACTGGCAACACGATTGAGGTCCCGGTGATGGTTATTCACCGTGTTGAAGACGGTTTGGTAGCCGAACGGTGGGTCATCTTCGACGCTCTCAGCATGATGCAACAACTCGATGTGATTCCAAACCCTCCCGACGCCACGTGA
- a CDS encoding helix-turn-helix domain-containing protein: MREFIVTITYESGVDPVMDVFIEHPDTRAQTTTCHVSVDGLWRLDRITGSEAALDQLSETFTNSVHCNECIGERHCHTNWEYEILTRKPTRQLVYTYRPAGSDCWSIPHLATCYLGDGLICDAERHENQYEWRLLMCDDAPATELYEALNEELRTGLELEFRQVGEPSYWIDEAIEIADLPHEQRTAVEAAVEYGYYQTPRNISLTDLAATLEVPLSTLQYRLQQAEAWIIQRFVTRSTTGRL, from the coding sequence GTGCGTGAATTCATCGTTACCATCACATACGAATCTGGTGTCGATCCCGTTATGGACGTATTCATCGAACATCCGGATACGCGAGCACAGACAACTACGTGTCACGTATCTGTCGATGGATTGTGGCGACTCGATCGGATTACTGGTTCCGAGGCTGCTCTCGATCAATTGAGCGAAACATTCACTAATTCCGTACACTGCAACGAGTGTATCGGAGAGCGACACTGTCACACAAATTGGGAGTACGAAATCCTCACCAGAAAGCCAACAAGGCAACTGGTCTACACGTATCGTCCTGCTGGAAGCGACTGCTGGTCGATCCCACACCTCGCAACCTGCTATCTCGGTGACGGGCTGATCTGTGATGCAGAACGGCACGAGAATCAGTACGAATGGCGGTTGCTCATGTGTGATGATGCTCCTGCCACTGAACTCTACGAGGCACTCAACGAAGAACTCCGTACGGGACTGGAGCTCGAATTTCGGCAAGTTGGCGAGCCTTCTTACTGGATTGACGAAGCAATCGAGATTGCCGATCTACCTCATGAACAGCGTACTGCTGTCGAAGCTGCTGTTGAATACGGCTACTATCAGACGCCACGCAATATTTCACTCACTGATCTCGCCGCAACGCTGGAGGTTCCCTTATCGACGCTCCAGTACCGACTCCAACAGGCTGAAGCGTGGATCATCCAGCGTTTCGTTACCCGGTCGACAACGGGGCGACTGTAG
- a CDS encoding polysaccharide deacetylase family protein yields MKEQSTRRKFLTAIGVTGISPLAGCSSIPGLGNAPMNSQMNGSGTTSPDIDGKNGTKNATNEPYSRGTVVDDFEGDVDSRWGINDGKYKTTTHDVFQGTQSLVVEPGTSAKQPVAKIFKSFYPDTLDLSKHDLSLAVKVNKPEDIKISAEIIAPAKSSMLTSTRYIPLELDGWVRFDLGYTGKTGEPTMDSVSEIRLQIGPIDNQFQVLIDDLRKIPKATKGKVMFQFDDGHITAYEEAYPILDEKGWPGSIAVVPDAVNGNDRVTDQMMQEMGNEGWDMIGHASELLPKRSEPKQRRILQQAQQYLSVKGFKNGARHFVAPYSRVNQTTLNLIDEIFETGYLFGGCPNNAQHPSNPSFISRVQGSDVQGAQHVLDVADELNQLVVISYHVLGSGDDAIPTSALEQIVDHVEKKDMDIITPSQLIDGSE; encoded by the coding sequence ATGAAGGAACAATCAACACGTCGAAAATTTCTCACAGCGATAGGAGTCACAGGAATATCCCCGCTTGCCGGTTGTTCGAGCATCCCCGGGCTAGGAAATGCACCGATGAACTCCCAGATGAATGGTAGTGGAACGACGTCGCCAGATATAGATGGGAAAAACGGGACCAAGAACGCTACGAATGAACCGTATTCCCGGGGGACAGTGGTTGATGATTTTGAAGGTGATGTCGACTCCCGGTGGGGAATTAACGACGGCAAGTACAAAACGACGACACACGATGTGTTTCAAGGAACGCAGTCGCTCGTCGTCGAGCCCGGGACGTCAGCGAAACAACCCGTTGCCAAGATTTTCAAGTCGTTCTATCCAGATACACTGGATCTCAGCAAACACGATCTCTCGCTCGCGGTGAAGGTGAACAAGCCCGAGGATATCAAGATCTCTGCAGAGATCATCGCCCCTGCGAAAAGTTCCATGCTCACGTCGACCCGCTATATTCCCCTTGAACTGGACGGATGGGTTCGCTTCGATCTTGGATACACCGGTAAGACGGGCGAGCCGACCATGGACAGTGTCTCTGAGATTCGTCTTCAGATTGGACCAATTGACAATCAATTTCAGGTACTAATCGATGATCTCCGTAAAATCCCAAAGGCCACGAAGGGCAAAGTGATGTTCCAGTTCGACGATGGTCACATTACTGCCTACGAAGAGGCCTACCCGATTCTAGACGAGAAAGGATGGCCCGGTTCGATTGCAGTCGTTCCTGATGCCGTCAACGGTAACGATCGTGTGACTGATCAAATGATGCAAGAGATGGGTAACGAAGGCTGGGATATGATCGGTCACGCGAGTGAACTGCTTCCGAAGCGTTCGGAGCCAAAACAGCGTCGAATTCTCCAGCAAGCACAGCAGTATCTCAGCGTGAAGGGATTCAAAAATGGGGCACGCCATTTTGTTGCTCCATACAGCCGCGTAAATCAAACGACGCTCAATCTCATTGATGAAATCTTCGAGACGGGCTATCTGTTCGGTGGATGTCCCAACAACGCACAGCACCCGAGCAATCCGAGCTTCATTTCCCGTGTTCAGGGTTCTGATGTTCAGGGAGCTCAACATGTCCTCGACGTTGCCGACGAACTCAATCAATTGGTCGTTATCTCCTATCACGTTCTCGGTAGTGGTGACGATGCGATTCCAACGAGCGCACTCGAACAGATCGTTGATCACGTCGAAAAGAAAGATATGGACATTATCACGCCTTCACAACTCATCGATGGGAGCGAATGA
- a CDS encoding HAD family hydrolase — MAELVDTVLFDIDDTLCEYRRSGAELLALAFDREGIEPFFEVDEYYAQYDTFIETTDSVEVLRAECFAGIAEEHGRDPELGRAVASAYATERNHRNVRPLPGSREAVTSLSHDHRLGVVTNGPPDTQAKKLDEIGVADAFEVVIHAGYDAPAKPDPEPFHRALSALDATPDSTVHVGNSLASDVAGAQAAGLKAVWLSNGTDLCVDSDCVPEYTLDSLSDLTEHPWNPSVE, encoded by the coding sequence ATGGCTGAATTGGTAGACACCGTTCTTTTTGATATCGATGATACGCTCTGTGAGTACCGCCGTTCGGGAGCGGAACTGCTCGCACTCGCATTCGATCGCGAGGGAATAGAGCCGTTTTTCGAGGTTGATGAGTACTACGCTCAATACGATACGTTCATCGAGACAACCGATTCCGTCGAGGTTCTCCGTGCTGAGTGCTTTGCTGGCATTGCCGAGGAACACGGTCGTGATCCTGAACTCGGTCGCGCTGTTGCCAGCGCCTACGCCACCGAACGTAATCACCGAAACGTTCGTCCGTTGCCAGGATCGCGCGAGGCGGTCACATCTCTGTCTCACGATCACCGATTGGGTGTCGTGACGAACGGACCCCCCGACACGCAAGCTAAGAAACTCGACGAAATCGGGGTCGCGGATGCGTTCGAAGTCGTGATCCACGCGGGATACGATGCGCCTGCAAAGCCCGATCCCGAACCATTCCATCGGGCGCTCTCAGCGCTCGATGCCACGCCAGACTCGACTGTTCACGTCGGTAACTCACTCGCTTCGGACGTGGCCGGTGCGCAGGCAGCCGGACTCAAAGCGGTGTGGCTCTCGAACGGTACCGATCTGTGTGTTGATTCTGATTGTGTTCCTGAATACACTCTCGACTCCCTTTCGGATCTTACCGAACACCCGTGGAACCCGAGCGTAGAATAA